A region of Micromonospora chokoriensis DNA encodes the following proteins:
- a CDS encoding zinc-binding dehydrogenase encodes MVNWVVSLAGPRRISLEPCPPDPLGPGQVRVRTCYSGISAGTELTLYRGSNPRLSKDWDDAARMFVPRQTPVPYPLIGFGYEEVGEIVEVAPEVTDRHPGQLVWGIWGHRAEAVLAAEAVRPLPAGLDPLAAVFARPGAIALTAVLAGDLHLGDWVGVFGQGVIGLLATRLAVLSGARVVAVDPVPARLDHAVRYGAASTVDARADSAAAALRRATDGRGADVCLELSGAYPALHEAIRSTAHAGRVVAAGFYQGQADALGLGEEFHHNRIQLVAAQVSGPTPAPGMAGRWTGDRVAQTFMDLVADRSVDPLPLVSHIVDASAVADALALLDRGAGDVLQVVLRF; translated from the coding sequence ATGGTCAACTGGGTTGTCTCTCTCGCCGGGCCTCGACGGATCAGCCTCGAGCCCTGCCCCCCGGATCCGCTCGGCCCCGGCCAGGTTCGCGTCCGCACCTGCTACTCGGGCATCTCCGCCGGCACCGAGCTGACCCTCTACCGGGGCAGCAATCCCCGCCTCAGCAAGGACTGGGACGACGCCGCCCGGATGTTCGTCCCCCGACAGACACCGGTGCCCTACCCGCTGATCGGCTTCGGCTATGAGGAGGTCGGCGAGATCGTCGAGGTAGCGCCGGAGGTCACCGACCGGCACCCGGGGCAACTGGTCTGGGGCATCTGGGGGCACCGGGCCGAGGCGGTGCTCGCCGCCGAGGCGGTCCGTCCGCTCCCCGCCGGGCTGGACCCGCTCGCCGCGGTCTTCGCCCGACCCGGCGCCATCGCCCTGACCGCCGTGCTCGCCGGTGACCTGCACCTCGGCGACTGGGTGGGTGTCTTCGGGCAGGGCGTCATCGGCCTGCTCGCCACCCGACTCGCGGTGCTCTCCGGTGCCCGGGTGGTGGCCGTCGACCCGGTGCCCGCCCGGCTGGACCACGCCGTCCGATACGGTGCCGCATCCACTGTCGACGCACGCGCCGATTCCGCCGCCGCCGCGCTGCGCCGGGCCACCGACGGCCGGGGTGCGGACGTGTGCCTGGAGTTGTCCGGCGCGTACCCGGCGCTGCACGAGGCGATCCGATCCACCGCACACGCCGGTCGGGTCGTCGCCGCCGGTTTCTACCAGGGCCAGGCCGACGCGCTCGGCCTCGGCGAGGAGTTCCACCACAACCGCATCCAGTTGGTGGCCGCCCAGGTCTCCGGGCCCACCCCCGCGCCGGGCATGGCCGGGCGGTGGACCGGCGACCGGGTCGCGCAGACCTTCATGGACCTGGTGGCCGACCGCAGCGTCGACCCGTTGCCGCTGGTCAGCCACATCGTCGACGCCAGCGCCGTCGCCGACGCCCTCGCGCTGCTCGACCGCGGCGCCGGTGACGTCCTCCAAGTGGTGCTGAGGTTCTAG
- a CDS encoding ABC transporter substrate-binding protein: MSAPPRRILATTLILALTTSTLLACGDDTSDSNSKKITVWSLEDVADRVTATKAIIADFTAKTGIQVDLVTVNEDQFPSLIAANAAAGDLPDVVGSVSLAGVRTLAGNELLHTSANADVVDALGRQTFSPRALELTSDDGKQLSVPSDGWGQLLVYRKDLFAAANLPAPDTYERIATAAAKLNTGGVAGITAATSASDVFTQQTFEHLALANGCQLTDDSGAVTLDSPQCVEAFRFYGDLIRTSSVKGAQDVDTTRATYFAGKAAMVIWSPFILDELAGLRNDAKPTCPQCQADPGFLAQNSGFVTAIKGPNGTEPAQYGEISSWAVLDGAVTDPATSFVEFMLGDGYPRWFGMSPEGRFPVRKGTPAEPEAFLTAWNASQAGVDAKKPLADVYGDEVLATLRRSPDTFGRWGLSQGQGKLVGAMLGELPVPKVLGDLVSGKSDAAAAANRAKKDVDAIKAGVN; this comes from the coding sequence ATGTCAGCACCTCCGAGGCGGATACTCGCCACCACTCTGATCCTGGCACTGACCACGTCCACCCTGCTGGCCTGCGGCGACGACACGTCGGACAGCAACAGCAAGAAGATCACCGTCTGGAGCCTGGAGGACGTCGCCGACCGGGTGACCGCCACCAAGGCGATCATCGCGGACTTCACCGCGAAGACCGGGATCCAGGTCGACCTGGTGACCGTCAACGAGGACCAGTTCCCCTCCCTGATCGCCGCCAACGCCGCCGCCGGCGACCTGCCCGACGTGGTCGGCTCGGTCTCGCTGGCCGGCGTCCGCACGCTCGCCGGCAACGAGCTGCTGCACACCTCGGCGAACGCCGACGTCGTCGACGCGCTGGGCCGGCAGACGTTCTCGCCCCGGGCACTGGAGCTCACCTCGGACGACGGCAAGCAGCTCTCCGTGCCCAGCGACGGGTGGGGACAGCTGCTCGTCTACCGCAAGGACCTGTTCGCCGCCGCCAACCTGCCCGCCCCCGACACGTACGAGCGGATCGCCACCGCCGCGGCGAAGCTGAACACCGGCGGAGTCGCCGGCATCACCGCCGCCACCTCGGCGAGCGACGTCTTCACCCAACAGACCTTCGAGCACCTGGCACTGGCCAACGGTTGCCAGCTCACCGACGACTCCGGCGCCGTCACCCTCGACTCCCCGCAGTGCGTCGAGGCGTTCCGCTTCTACGGCGACCTGATCCGCACCAGCTCCGTCAAGGGCGCGCAGGACGTGGACACCACCCGGGCCACCTACTTCGCCGGCAAGGCGGCCATGGTGATCTGGTCGCCGTTCATCCTCGACGAGCTGGCCGGGCTGCGCAACGACGCCAAGCCGACCTGCCCACAGTGCCAGGCCGACCCGGGTTTCCTCGCGCAGAACAGCGGGTTCGTCACCGCGATCAAGGGCCCGAACGGCACCGAGCCGGCCCAGTACGGAGAGATCAGCTCCTGGGCGGTGCTGGACGGCGCGGTGACCGACCCGGCGACGTCCTTCGTGGAGTTCATGCTCGGCGACGGCTACCCGCGCTGGTTCGGCATGTCCCCCGAGGGCCGCTTCCCGGTCCGCAAGGGCACCCCGGCCGAGCCGGAGGCGTTCCTGACCGCCTGGAATGCCAGCCAGGCCGGAGTGGACGCGAAGAAGCCCCTCGCCGACGTGTACGGCGACGAGGTGTTGGCCACGCTGCGCCGCAGCCCGGACACCTTCGGCCGGTGGGGGCTGAGCCAGGGGCAGGGCAAGCTGGTCGGCGCCATGCTCGGGGAGTTGCCGGTGCCCAAGGTGCTGGGCGACCTCGTCTCCGGCAAGTCCGACGCGGCGGCCGCCGCCAACCGCGCCAAGAAGGACGTGGACGCGATCAAGGCCGGCGTCAATTGA
- a CDS encoding carbohydrate ABC transporter permease: protein MTTTAPGPGRSPTRERPGRARRRPMTLRRRESRAGLGLVAPTVLVTIAVIGIPIVWTVVLAFQRVRLATLRKTGLFGEFTMDNIDRVLHTPGFADTLWTTVVYSIGGTVGSILLGLVAALVVRRPFRGRTLVRASMLLPYVAPVVAVTFVWQVMLDPQLGIVNAWGQRLLGWDAPVPFLSQESTALTTVIVFEAWRYFPFAFLFLLARLQAVPGELEEAARVDGATPTQRFRHILLPQLLPVIALLGVLRFIMTFNKFDDVYLLTGGAAGTEVVSVRVYEFLTARTDIGAAAAQAVVLAVVLIVFVLIYLRFFGRRVS, encoded by the coding sequence TTGACCACGACCGCGCCCGGCCCCGGCCGCTCCCCCACCCGGGAGCGGCCGGGGCGGGCCCGCCGCCGACCGATGACCCTGCGCCGCCGCGAGTCCCGTGCCGGGCTCGGGCTGGTCGCACCGACAGTGCTCGTCACGATCGCCGTGATCGGCATCCCGATCGTCTGGACGGTGGTGCTCGCCTTCCAGCGGGTCCGGCTCGCCACGCTGCGCAAGACCGGCCTGTTCGGCGAGTTCACCATGGACAACATCGACCGGGTGCTGCACACCCCCGGGTTCGCCGACACACTCTGGACCACAGTGGTCTACAGCATCGGCGGCACCGTCGGGTCGATACTGCTCGGTCTGGTCGCCGCGCTGGTGGTCCGTCGACCGTTCCGGGGCCGCACCCTGGTCCGGGCGTCCATGCTGCTGCCGTACGTGGCGCCGGTGGTCGCGGTGACCTTCGTCTGGCAGGTGATGCTCGACCCGCAGCTCGGCATCGTCAACGCCTGGGGTCAGCGGCTGCTCGGCTGGGACGCTCCGGTGCCGTTCCTGTCCCAGGAGTCGACGGCACTGACCACGGTGATCGTGTTCGAGGCGTGGCGGTACTTCCCGTTCGCCTTCCTGTTCCTGCTGGCCCGGCTCCAGGCGGTGCCCGGTGAGTTGGAGGAGGCCGCCCGCGTCGACGGGGCCACCCCCACCCAACGGTTCCGGCACATCCTGCTGCCCCAACTGCTGCCGGTGATCGCCCTGCTCGGCGTGCTGCGCTTCATCATGACGTTCAACAAGTTCGACGACGTCTACCTGCTCACCGGCGGCGCGGCGGGCACCGAGGTGGTCAGCGTGCGGGTGTACGAGTTCCTCACCGCCCGTACCGACATCGGCGCGGCGGCCGCGCAGGCGGTCGTGCTGGCCGTGGTGCTCATCGTGTTCGTGCTGATCTACCTGCGCTTCTTCGGACGGAGGGTGAGCTGA
- a CDS encoding carbohydrate ABC transporter permease: protein MDRDVIETVGLRWLRRLVIAAFLVVTVFPFYYMLVLSVRPIERLLLDPGALVVGFGELTVATYAEVLKATEDGGQGFLTFIRNSGLVAVAATVLTLLVAIPGAYAVARLRFFGRRQVDFLFLAVYLFPSIVIAIPLFVVFTQAGLRGSLFGLVLVYISQTLPVSVYMLKNYFETIPVSLEESAAIDGAGRLGIIRRVSLPLAAPSIMAVALYDFMIAWNEFLFALLFLVDKPDRWTVSLGLSLLADGVEVPKTVLMAGSVVLTVPIVILFFASERLLTEGLTSGAEKG from the coding sequence ATGGACCGGGACGTCATCGAGACGGTGGGCCTGCGCTGGCTGCGCCGCCTGGTGATCGCCGCGTTCCTGGTGGTCACCGTCTTCCCCTTCTACTACATGCTGGTGCTCTCGGTGCGCCCCATCGAGCGTCTGCTGCTCGACCCGGGCGCGCTGGTGGTCGGCTTCGGTGAGCTGACGGTGGCCACGTACGCCGAGGTCCTCAAGGCCACCGAGGACGGCGGCCAGGGTTTCCTGACGTTCATCCGCAACAGTGGGCTGGTCGCCGTCGCCGCGACCGTGCTCACCCTGCTGGTGGCGATCCCCGGCGCGTACGCGGTGGCCCGGCTGCGGTTCTTCGGCCGCCGGCAGGTCGACTTCCTGTTCCTCGCGGTCTACCTGTTCCCGTCGATCGTCATCGCGATCCCCCTGTTCGTGGTCTTCACCCAGGCCGGGCTGCGCGGCTCCCTGTTCGGTCTGGTGCTGGTCTACATCTCGCAGACGTTGCCCGTGTCGGTCTACATGCTGAAGAACTACTTCGAGACGATCCCGGTCAGTCTGGAGGAGTCCGCCGCCATCGACGGGGCCGGTCGGCTGGGCATCATCCGACGGGTCAGCCTGCCCCTCGCCGCACCATCGATCATGGCGGTCGCGCTCTACGACTTCATGATCGCCTGGAACGAGTTTCTCTTCGCCCTGTTGTTCCTGGTCGACAAGCCCGACCGGTGGACGGTGTCGCTGGGGTTGTCCCTACTCGCCGACGGGGTGGAGGTCCCCAAGACCGTGCTGATGGCCGGGTCGGTCGTCCTCACCGTGCCCATCGTGATCCTCTTCTTCGCCAGCGAGCGACTGCTCACCGAGGGTCTGACCAGCGGCGCGGAGAAGGGATGA
- a CDS encoding class I SAM-dependent methyltransferase, translating into MANPTRWATDTGPEHSQWYIDRFRKLAAEGADLAGEARLVDTLVAPGSRILDAGSGTGRVGAALAQRGHTVVGVDADPALVAAARADYPGPTWLVADLAELDLPALGETEPFDAAVLAGNVLAFVAVGTEPEVLRRVAAHLRPDGVLTVGFGTERGYPLTAFDADAVAAGLRVEHRFATWDLRPWRDDAPFAVTVLRRPAD; encoded by the coding sequence ATGGCCAACCCGACCCGCTGGGCGACCGACACCGGCCCCGAGCACTCACAGTGGTACATCGACCGGTTCCGCAAGCTGGCCGCCGAGGGAGCGGACCTGGCCGGCGAGGCCCGCCTGGTCGACACCCTGGTGGCACCCGGCTCCCGCATCCTCGACGCCGGCAGCGGCACCGGCCGGGTCGGTGCCGCACTGGCGCAGCGCGGGCACACGGTGGTGGGGGTCGACGCCGACCCGGCGCTGGTGGCGGCGGCCCGAGCCGACTATCCGGGCCCGACGTGGCTGGTCGCCGACCTCGCCGAGCTGGATCTGCCCGCGCTGGGTGAGACGGAGCCGTTCGACGCCGCGGTGCTGGCCGGCAACGTCCTCGCCTTCGTCGCCGTCGGCACCGAACCGGAGGTGCTGCGCCGCGTCGCCGCCCACCTGCGACCGGACGGGGTGCTGACGGTCGGCTTCGGCACCGAACGGGGCTACCCGCTCACCGCGTTCGACGCCGACGCGGTGGCCGCCGGGCTGCGCGTGGAGCACCGCTTCGCGACCTGGGACCTGCGCCCGTGGCGCGACGACGCCCCGTTCGCGGTCACCGTCCTGCGCCGCCCGGCCGACTGA
- the eccB gene encoding type VII secretion protein EccB gives MPSRQDQLHSYQFSVQRAVAALVMRETDPAQSPFRRLAGAGLASVLVAAILLGGFALYGLFAGGGKGWRDPGAVIVEKESGARFVYREQKLHPVLNYASALLIVGADRSKTVLVSRRTIDGVPRGLPLGIADAPDSLPAPGRLATAAWTVCSTVPAGEAPRSALLIGTEPDGGRPLGDEALLLRHPDGGLHLVWHQRRYLVRDASRVLAALATTRAQAVPVAPALLNSLPAGTDLAPLDLPELGRPATRVPGTAIGTVYLVSNSGGGRQYAVALDAGLAGITELQAGLLLARTGQGAPVPLTLGQFAALPTAPDLAPTGQDAPPPTPPRLATGGDGALCTRVADDGGVGEVRWGVPLRDLAASPRTAPAGGAVLADHVLVEPGRGAVVEAAAAPGATGGAVSVVTDLGRRYVLADREVLPMLGYGGVRPLRLPAGLVSLVPAGATLDPAAARAVAAGD, from the coding sequence ATGCCGTCGCGGCAGGACCAGCTGCACTCCTACCAGTTCAGCGTCCAACGGGCGGTCGCCGCCCTGGTCATGCGGGAGACCGACCCCGCGCAGTCGCCGTTTCGGCGGCTGGCCGGCGCCGGCCTGGCCAGCGTCCTGGTCGCGGCGATCCTGCTGGGCGGTTTCGCGCTCTACGGCCTGTTCGCCGGCGGCGGCAAGGGCTGGCGCGACCCGGGCGCGGTGATCGTGGAGAAGGAGTCCGGCGCCCGGTTCGTCTACCGTGAGCAGAAGCTGCACCCGGTGCTCAACTACGCCTCTGCGCTGCTCATCGTCGGCGCGGACCGGTCGAAGACCGTCCTGGTCTCCCGACGCACCATCGACGGCGTGCCGCGTGGTCTGCCGCTGGGCATCGCTGACGCGCCCGACTCGTTGCCCGCCCCCGGGAGGCTGGCCACCGCGGCGTGGACGGTCTGCTCGACCGTCCCGGCCGGCGAGGCGCCCCGCTCCGCGCTGCTGATCGGCACCGAACCCGACGGCGGTCGACCGCTGGGGGACGAGGCGCTGCTGCTGCGGCACCCCGACGGCGGGCTGCACCTGGTCTGGCACCAACGGCGCTACCTGGTCCGCGATGCCAGCAGGGTCCTGGCGGCGCTCGCCACCACCCGGGCGCAGGCCGTGCCGGTGGCACCCGCCCTGCTCAACTCGCTCCCGGCCGGCACCGACCTCGCCCCGCTCGACCTGCCGGAGTTGGGCCGGCCCGCCACGCGGGTGCCGGGCACCGCCATCGGCACCGTCTACCTGGTGAGCAACTCCGGCGGCGGCCGGCAGTACGCGGTGGCCCTCGACGCCGGTCTCGCCGGCATCACCGAGTTGCAGGCGGGGCTGTTGCTGGCCCGCACCGGGCAGGGCGCGCCGGTGCCACTGACCCTGGGCCAGTTCGCCGCGCTGCCCACGGCACCCGACCTCGCGCCGACCGGCCAGGACGCCCCGCCGCCGACCCCGCCCCGGCTGGCGACCGGCGGCGACGGGGCGCTCTGTACCCGCGTCGCCGACGACGGTGGGGTGGGTGAGGTGCGGTGGGGCGTACCGCTGCGGGACCTGGCGGCTTCTCCACGGACCGCGCCGGCCGGTGGCGCGGTGCTGGCCGACCATGTGCTGGTCGAGCCGGGCCGCGGCGCGGTCGTCGAGGCCGCCGCGGCGCCCGGCGCGACCGGCGGTGCGGTCTCCGTGGTCACCGACCTGGGCCGGCGGTACGTGTTGGCCGACCGTGAGGTGCTGCCGATGCTCGGCTACGGCGGCGTCCGTCCGTTGCGGTTGCCGGCCGGCCTGGTCAGCCTGGTGCCCGCCGGCGCGACCCTGGACCCGGCCGCCGCCCGCGCCGTCGCCGCCGGAGACTGA
- a CDS encoding polyamine aminopropyltransferase gives MGARFEELAWRETPIGAISLRRRRDPALQVDVYEVKLDDEYLMSSLFPVAEIELARLGLAEVAGESVDVVVGGLGLGYTACAALGDPRVRSLLVVEAIEDVIDWHRRGLLPFAAGLAEDPRTRFVQADFFAAVAGDVGFDAEVPGRRFDAVLLDVDHSPRNVLHPSHAAFYPPAGLRRLAALLRPEGVFALWSDDPPDAEFTDALGEVFASARAHVVPFANPLTGGESANTVYVARTGP, from the coding sequence GTGGGCGCGCGTTTCGAGGAGCTGGCCTGGCGGGAGACTCCGATCGGCGCGATCAGCCTGCGCCGACGCCGGGACCCGGCACTGCAGGTCGACGTGTACGAGGTCAAGCTCGACGACGAATATCTGATGTCCAGCCTCTTCCCGGTCGCGGAGATCGAGCTGGCCCGGTTGGGTCTCGCCGAGGTGGCCGGTGAGTCGGTCGACGTGGTGGTCGGCGGCCTCGGCCTGGGATACACCGCCTGCGCGGCGCTGGGTGACCCCCGGGTGCGTTCGCTGCTGGTGGTCGAGGCGATCGAGGATGTGATCGACTGGCACCGGCGAGGGTTGCTCCCGTTCGCGGCGGGGCTCGCCGAGGACCCGCGGACCCGCTTCGTGCAGGCCGACTTCTTCGCGGCGGTCGCCGGTGACGTCGGCTTCGACGCCGAGGTGCCCGGGCGGCGGTTCGACGCGGTCCTGCTCGACGTCGACCATTCCCCGCGCAACGTCCTGCACCCCAGCCACGCCGCGTTCTACCCGCCGGCCGGTCTGCGCCGCCTGGCCGCCCTGCTGCGCCCGGAGGGGGTCTTCGCGCTCTGGTCGGACGACCCGCCGGACGCCGAGTTCACCGACGCGCTCGGCGAGGTGTTCGCGAGCGCACGGGCACACGTCGTGCCGTTCGCCAACCCGCTGACCGGCGGGGAGTCGGCCAACACCGTCTACGTGGCGCGCACCGGCCCCTGA
- a CDS encoding acyl-CoA dehydrogenase, whose product MPSTLLSRRDLDFLLHDWLRVSQLVERPRYAEHSRETFDDALDLAERVATEQFAPHNRAADLAEPTVDGQRVRLIPQVRAALDSFAETGLLTAGLDASVGGLQLPHTVAAACFAWFQAANVATSAYPFLTLGNANLLLAHGSAEQVDTYVRPMLDGRFFGTMCLSEPHAGSSLADITTRAEPQADGTYRLFGTKMWISGGDHELAENIVHLVLARIPGAPPGVKGISLFIVPKVLVGADGSLGERNDVVLAGLNHKMGFRGTTNTLLSFGDGGHTPGGRAGAVGQLVGAPHQGLAQMFHLMNEARIGVGAGATALGYTGYLKSLAYARERPQGRPVDAKDPATPQVPIIDHPDVRRMLLAQKSYVEGALALVLYCARLLDEQRTAPVEADRERAHLLLDVLTPITKSWPSQWCLTANDLAIQVLGGAGYTRDHDVEQHYRDNRLNPIHEGTHGIQALDLLGRKMTMQGGAGLTLLTTTVEDTIERARKVGGEAADLADRLAETVDRVTSVTARLWADGDPVLALANASVYLEAVGHVVIAWMWLEQVLALPPESAGDAFHAGKRQAARYFFAVELPRTGPQFDLLASRDRTTLDMRPDWF is encoded by the coding sequence GTGCCGTCCACCCTGCTCTCCCGCCGCGACCTCGACTTCCTGCTGCACGACTGGCTGCGGGTGTCGCAGCTCGTCGAGCGTCCCCGCTACGCGGAGCACTCCCGGGAGACGTTCGACGACGCACTGGACCTCGCCGAACGGGTGGCCACCGAACAGTTCGCCCCGCACAACCGGGCCGCCGACCTCGCCGAGCCCACAGTCGACGGGCAGCGGGTGCGGCTGATCCCGCAGGTTCGCGCCGCGCTGGACAGCTTCGCCGAGACGGGTCTGCTCACCGCCGGGCTGGACGCCTCGGTCGGCGGCCTGCAACTGCCGCACACGGTCGCGGCTGCCTGCTTCGCCTGGTTCCAGGCGGCCAACGTGGCCACCTCGGCGTACCCGTTCCTGACCCTGGGCAACGCCAACCTGCTGCTGGCGCACGGAAGCGCCGAGCAGGTGGACACCTACGTCCGGCCGATGCTGGACGGCCGTTTCTTCGGCACCATGTGCCTGTCCGAGCCGCACGCCGGCAGCTCGCTGGCCGACATCACCACCCGCGCCGAACCACAGGCCGACGGCACCTACCGGCTCTTCGGCACCAAGATGTGGATCTCCGGTGGCGACCACGAACTGGCCGAGAACATCGTGCACCTGGTCCTGGCGCGGATCCCCGGCGCGCCGCCCGGCGTGAAGGGCATCTCGCTGTTCATCGTGCCCAAGGTCCTCGTCGGCGCGGACGGGTCGCTCGGGGAGCGCAACGACGTGGTGTTGGCCGGGCTCAACCACAAGATGGGGTTCCGGGGCACCACGAACACCCTGCTCAGCTTCGGCGACGGCGGGCACACCCCGGGCGGCCGGGCCGGCGCGGTCGGGCAGCTGGTCGGGGCACCGCACCAGGGCCTGGCGCAGATGTTCCACCTGATGAACGAGGCCCGGATCGGGGTCGGGGCGGGCGCCACCGCGCTCGGTTACACCGGCTACCTCAAGAGCCTGGCGTACGCCCGGGAGCGGCCGCAGGGCCGACCGGTCGACGCGAAGGACCCGGCCACGCCGCAGGTGCCGATCATCGACCACCCCGACGTACGCCGCATGCTGCTGGCCCAGAAGAGCTACGTGGAGGGGGCGCTGGCGCTGGTGCTCTACTGCGCGCGGCTGCTCGACGAGCAGAGGACCGCACCGGTCGAGGCGGACCGCGAGCGTGCCCACCTACTGCTGGACGTGCTCACCCCGATCACCAAGAGCTGGCCGTCGCAGTGGTGCCTGACCGCCAACGACCTGGCGATCCAGGTGCTCGGAGGCGCCGGCTACACCCGGGACCACGACGTGGAGCAGCACTACCGGGACAACCGGCTCAACCCGATCCACGAGGGCACACACGGCATCCAGGCGCTGGATCTGCTGGGGCGCAAGATGACCATGCAGGGCGGTGCCGGTCTCACCCTGTTGACCACGACGGTCGAGGACACCATCGAGCGCGCCCGCAAGGTCGGTGGCGAGGCGGCCGATCTGGCCGACCGGCTGGCCGAGACGGTGGACCGGGTCACCTCGGTCACCGCCCGGCTGTGGGCCGACGGTGACCCGGTGCTCGCGCTGGCCAACGCCAGCGTCTACCTGGAGGCCGTCGGGCACGTGGTGATCGCGTGGATGTGGTTGGAGCAGGTGCTGGCCCTGCCGCCGGAGAGTGCCGGCGACGCGTTCCACGCCGGCAAGCGACAGGCCGCCCGCTACTTCTTCGCGGTCGAGCTGCCCCGTACCGGGCCGCAGTTCGACCTGCTGGCCAGCCGGGACCGCACCACGCTCGACATGCGGCCGGACTGGTTCTGA
- a CDS encoding MmcQ/YjbR family DNA-binding protein, producing the protein MTEPGDVPPEVLDRLRPICLGLPETYEEPAWVGIRWRIRKRTVAHVFTVDPARQVVHARAAELDQPACLLTFRSPLDEIAGLLSGGHPFYKPDWSPTVMGMVLDEGADWVEIAELLSESYCMLAPKRLAALVGPPASTH; encoded by the coding sequence GTGACCGAACCCGGAGATGTCCCGCCCGAGGTCCTCGACCGGCTGCGCCCGATCTGTCTCGGCCTGCCGGAGACGTACGAGGAGCCGGCCTGGGTGGGCATCCGCTGGCGGATCCGCAAGCGCACCGTCGCCCACGTGTTCACCGTCGACCCCGCCCGTCAGGTGGTGCACGCCCGGGCTGCCGAGCTGGACCAGCCCGCCTGCCTGCTGACCTTCCGCTCACCGCTCGACGAGATCGCCGGCCTGCTGAGCGGCGGTCACCCCTTCTACAAGCCGGACTGGAGTCCGACGGTGATGGGCATGGTCCTGGACGAGGGGGCCGACTGGGTCGAGATCGCGGAGTTGCTCTCCGAGAGCTACTGCATGCTCGCCCCGAAGCGGCTCGCCGCCCTGGTCGGCCCGCCAGCATCGACCCACTGA